One Candidatus Melainabacteria bacterium genomic window carries:
- a CDS encoding molybdopterin molybdenumtransferase MoeA, with protein sequence MISYDEARRLILQEVTPLPQARLRLDELLGSFLSQPVTAKFAMPRFDNSAVDGYAVLCADVQNASSGEPAKLKLLGEIAAGSADEFKLEPGTAIKVLTGARVPPSVEAVVMKEYCEEHYGFLHVSKTANPGDNIRRAGDEFKTGEHVLPAGVRVNPAVIGLLATLGYASFTAHTKPRVAIVTTGDELIQPGHQLRDGQIYDSNSYALQAALSSLGIDEWVVQHARDTMKSTKQAFSFAIDQADIIISSGGVSVGDYDYVKPTLEEMGVETVFWRIAIKPGKPVYFGTLQQPRRKQKKLIFGLPGNPVSILVTFNEFVKPALLKMMGDTRQQGLLLPAILQKSLRKPLGRLDLVRGTLSLNDQGQLQVMPTMGQDSHMISGLCLAECLIHFPDQSDSLLEGSTVAVHMLNWNDH encoded by the coding sequence GTGATCAGTTACGACGAAGCCAGGCGATTGATTTTGCAGGAGGTCACACCGCTTCCGCAAGCGCGCCTGAGGCTTGACGAACTGCTGGGCTCATTCTTGTCTCAGCCGGTTACAGCGAAGTTTGCCATGCCGCGCTTCGATAATTCGGCAGTTGATGGTTATGCAGTGCTGTGTGCAGACGTCCAGAACGCCAGCTCAGGCGAACCGGCAAAGTTGAAATTACTTGGCGAAATAGCAGCAGGCTCGGCAGATGAATTCAAATTGGAACCGGGCACAGCTATCAAAGTTCTCACAGGCGCGCGCGTACCGCCATCTGTGGAAGCCGTCGTAATGAAAGAGTACTGCGAAGAGCACTACGGCTTTCTGCATGTAAGCAAAACCGCCAATCCGGGAGATAACATTCGCAGAGCAGGCGATGAATTCAAAACAGGTGAGCACGTCTTGCCTGCCGGTGTGCGCGTAAACCCTGCTGTTATAGGGCTTCTCGCCACTTTAGGTTACGCTTCTTTTACTGCGCACACCAAACCGCGCGTTGCCATTGTCACCACGGGCGATGAATTGATTCAACCGGGACACCAACTGCGCGATGGACAGATATACGATTCAAACTCTTACGCCCTGCAAGCGGCATTGTCCTCGCTCGGCATCGACGAGTGGGTCGTGCAGCATGCCCGCGACACCATGAAATCAACAAAGCAAGCCTTTAGTTTTGCCATCGACCAGGCGGATATAATCATCTCCTCGGGCGGTGTTTCGGTTGGTGACTACGATTATGTCAAACCGACTCTGGAAGAGATGGGCGTCGAAACAGTGTTCTGGCGAATTGCAATCAAGCCGGGCAAGCCTGTCTACTTCGGTACTTTGCAGCAACCACGCCGCAAGCAAAAGAAACTCATCTTTGGATTGCCAGGAAATCCGGTATCAATATTGGTGACGTTCAACGAATTTGTCAAGCCAGCACTTCTCAAAATGATGGGCGACACTCGCCAACAAGGCTTGTTGCTGCCCGCGATCCTGCAGAAGTCCTTACGCAAGCCATTGGGAAGGCTCGACCTGGTTCGCGGAACACTAAGCTTAAACGATCAGGGTCAATTACAAGTTATGCCGACAATGGGGCAGGATTCCCACATGATAAGCGGTTTGTGTCTGGCAGAATGTTTAATCCACTTCCCGGACCAGAGTGATTCACTACTGGAAGGCAGCACTGTTGCCGTTCACATGCTCAACTGGAACGACCACTAG
- a CDS encoding alpha/beta fold hydrolase has protein sequence MKTRSTKLTVTATLAAIFASFTFAHAAKAEPVQIQESPVGLDLKLPVMEWKDDAVPTKAIIFGIHGATLYSGTFDHLARHLASEGYHVYALDMRGFGRWQKENDKFGGDSAIHYTQSKEDIAEVLGMLRRIHPHDKIFCMGESLGSNMALWLVANRPELADGAILSSPCIKKAMHPSPGMAVDVVKLWHDPYKPRDLDKYIAPYLSDDKTVTEHYMADPMINRRFSAADLIKSMRTNSEALKDAERIPAEMPLLVVAGAKDQIYKADGIEAFMKSTGSQKQTIYIAPEKGHLLLETTHTDPKIMGQIDDWLAKQTEPQPDTNKIVDVTDQQQKSN, from the coding sequence ATGAAAACGCGCTCCACAAAACTGACAGTAACTGCGACACTCGCTGCAATTTTCGCCTCGTTCACGTTCGCACACGCCGCCAAAGCTGAGCCGGTGCAAATTCAAGAATCCCCGGTCGGTCTTGATCTGAAGCTCCCTGTCATGGAGTGGAAAGATGATGCAGTGCCCACCAAAGCCATCATTTTCGGCATTCATGGAGCGACGCTCTACTCCGGCACCTTCGATCATCTCGCCCGCCATCTCGCGTCGGAGGGCTATCACGTCTATGCGCTCGACATGCGTGGTTTCGGACGCTGGCAAAAGGAGAATGACAAATTCGGCGGCGACTCTGCCATTCACTACACGCAAAGTAAAGAAGACATAGCCGAAGTGCTCGGTATGCTCAGACGAATTCACCCGCACGACAAAATCTTCTGCATGGGCGAAAGCCTCGGGTCGAACATGGCTTTGTGGCTTGTAGCAAACAGACCGGAACTGGCAGACGGAGCGATTTTATCCAGCCCCTGTATTAAAAAAGCAATGCACCCGAGCCCAGGAATGGCTGTAGATGTCGTCAAGCTCTGGCACGATCCATACAAACCTCGGGATCTGGACAAATACATTGCGCCATATTTGTCAGATGACAAGACTGTCACCGAGCATTACATGGCAGATCCAATGATTAATCGCAGATTCAGCGCTGCTGACTTGATCAAGAGCATGCGCACGAATTCTGAAGCACTCAAAGATGCTGAACGCATACCTGCTGAAATGCCACTACTTGTAGTGGCTGGAGCCAAAGATCAAATCTACAAAGCAGATGGAATCGAAGCATTCATGAAATCGACCGGCTCACAGAAACAAACGATCTATATTGCGCCGGAAAAAGGGCATCTGTTGCTTGAAACGACCCACACCGATCCCAAAATCATGGGTCAAATAGATGATTGGCTTGCCAAACAAACCGAGCCACAGCCTGACACCAACAAAATTGTGGATGTTACTGACCAGCAGCAGAAGTCGAACTAG
- the moaA gene encoding GTP 3',8-cyclase MoaA, with product MNRLIDNFGRKHNYLRISVTDRCNLRCQYCMPHEGIAWKKKDQLLTFEEIIRISRVFARMGVDKIRLTGGEPLVRRDLEVLIEQLALIDGVKTLAMTTNATLLKPLARHLKSIGLTALNISLDTLREERFAEITRRDDFYSVMDGLNEALEVGFDSLKLNMVVMSGINDDEVMDFVDFARDKALNVRFIEYMPFKDNQWKSDKVVTFQQMREQIQQKYNLYPLSAEPSAVAKDFGIDGYPGTVSFISSMSDSFCGTCNRLRLTADGSIKSCLFYPAETSLRDELRRGITDEYLEELILQTLALKPEAHPPAEEIAAENNRAMIEIGG from the coding sequence GTGAACAGACTGATCGACAATTTCGGCAGAAAACACAACTACTTGCGCATCTCTGTTACTGACAGATGCAACTTGCGCTGCCAGTATTGCATGCCACACGAGGGCATCGCGTGGAAGAAAAAAGATCAGCTTTTGACTTTCGAAGAAATCATTCGCATCTCGCGAGTATTCGCCAGGATGGGCGTCGACAAAATCCGCCTGACAGGCGGAGAGCCTCTCGTGCGTAGAGACCTGGAAGTTTTGATCGAGCAACTGGCGCTCATTGATGGCGTCAAAACGCTGGCGATGACAACCAATGCAACGCTGCTCAAGCCACTGGCCAGGCATCTGAAAAGCATCGGGCTGACAGCCCTGAACATCAGTCTGGATACTTTGCGAGAAGAAAGATTCGCAGAAATAACGAGACGCGACGATTTTTACAGCGTCATGGACGGTTTAAACGAAGCACTCGAAGTCGGATTCGACTCGCTGAAATTAAACATGGTCGTGATGAGTGGTATCAATGACGACGAAGTCATGGATTTCGTAGACTTCGCCAGAGACAAAGCTCTGAACGTTCGATTCATTGAATACATGCCGTTCAAAGACAATCAGTGGAAGTCGGACAAAGTTGTCACATTCCAACAAATGCGCGAGCAAATCCAACAAAAATACAATCTTTACCCGCTATCAGCTGAACCGTCTGCGGTGGCAAAAGACTTTGGCATCGACGGATACCCGGGCACAGTGAGCTTCATAAGTTCCATGTCGGACAGCTTCTGCGGCACTTGCAACAGGCTTCGACTGACTGCCGATGGGTCGATCAAATCTTGCCTCTTCTATCCAGCAGAGACGAGCCTGCGTGACGAACTGCGCAGAGGAATTACAGACGAATATCTGGAAGAATTGATACTGCAAACGCTGGCTCTGAAGCCGGAAGCTCATCCGCCAGCAGAAGAAATTGCAGCGGAAAACAACAGGGCGATGATCGAAATCGGGGGTTGA
- a CDS encoding pseudouridine synthase, giving the protein MLSQFSETEDESKETLALCHLPKEVYPVGRLDYDSEGLLLLTDDSRMNSRLLSPVNAHERTYWAQVENIPSAEQLRQLSRGVVIENKKTLPAHAELLDFEPVLPERNPPIRFRKNIPTAWLSLTLIEGRNRQVRKMTAAINCPTLRLIRQSIGRLDLFELDLEPGQWCDLDDDQLARVFEKVHKLG; this is encoded by the coding sequence ATGCTCAGCCAGTTCAGCGAGACGGAAGACGAATCGAAGGAAACGCTAGCACTCTGCCATCTGCCAAAGGAGGTATATCCTGTCGGACGGCTGGATTACGACAGCGAAGGACTGCTTCTGTTAACAGATGATTCACGCATGAACTCCCGCCTTCTTTCGCCGGTAAACGCCCACGAGCGCACCTATTGGGCTCAGGTTGAAAATATCCCTTCGGCTGAGCAACTGCGCCAACTGAGCCGGGGTGTTGTTATCGAAAATAAGAAAACGCTGCCCGCCCACGCCGAACTGCTCGATTTCGAGCCGGTTCTGCCGGAGCGCAACCCACCGATTCGATTCCGCAAAAACATTCCTACAGCCTGGCTGAGCCTCACACTGATTGAGGGAAGAAACAGACAGGTGCGCAAGATGACCGCTGCTATCAACTGCCCGACGCTGCGCCTGATTCGACAATCCATAGGTCGGCTGGATCTCTTCGAACTCGACCTTGAGCCCGGTCAATGGTGCGATCTGGATGATGACCAACTGGCGCGAGTGTTCGAAAAAGTCCACAAGTTAGGCTAA
- a CDS encoding aldo/keto reductase, whose amino-acid sequence MDKKPFGKTGMNVAALGFGGGEIGYEGAAHATVKELLTAALDEGLNVIDTAECYVDSEEKIGEAVSHRRNDFYLFTKCGHGDTYAEDKWSKKDITKSIERSLKRLKMDYVDLVQLHSCNEAILRKGEVIEALQEAKKAGKTRFIGYSGDGTDAVYAISTGAFDTLQTSVNIADQQCIEQTIPLAVARGMGIIAKRPIANAAWTFKTKPENTYIQPYWQRFQQLKYDFTLNGDVGAAVEKALRFTLSVPGVNVAIVGTKRPGRWRENAQLLEKGPLTEEEFAAIRQVWFERSNDEWVGQV is encoded by the coding sequence ATGGATAAGAAACCGTTCGGCAAGACTGGTATGAACGTGGCAGCGTTGGGCTTTGGCGGCGGCGAAATTGGATACGAGGGGGCGGCCCACGCGACTGTAAAGGAACTTCTCACTGCTGCGCTAGATGAAGGCCTGAATGTCATCGATACTGCTGAGTGTTACGTCGACAGCGAGGAAAAAATCGGTGAAGCAGTCAGCCACCGCCGAAATGACTTTTATCTTTTTACCAAGTGCGGGCACGGCGACACATACGCTGAAGACAAGTGGTCGAAGAAAGACATTACGAAGAGCATTGAGCGCAGTTTGAAGCGCTTGAAAATGGATTATGTAGACCTGGTGCAATTGCACAGTTGCAACGAGGCAATTCTGCGCAAGGGCGAAGTTATTGAAGCTTTGCAGGAAGCTAAAAAGGCTGGAAAGACCAGATTCATCGGGTATAGCGGCGATGGTACAGATGCTGTCTATGCCATCAGTACTGGTGCGTTCGATACGTTGCAGACTTCCGTAAATATTGCCGACCAGCAATGCATCGAACAGACGATTCCGCTTGCAGTGGCTCGCGGCATGGGAATTATTGCTAAGCGTCCGATCGCGAATGCTGCCTGGACGTTTAAAACAAAACCGGAGAATACCTACATTCAACCTTACTGGCAGCGGTTTCAACAGTTGAAGTACGACTTCACTTTGAATGGCGATGTTGGTGCCGCCGTGGAAAAAGCATTGCGATTCACGCTCAGTGTTCCAGGTGTGAATGTCGCTATCGTAGGCACAAAGCGTCCTGGCAGATGGCGTGAAAACGCACAGTTGTTAGAAAAGGGACCGCTCACCGAGGAAGAATTCGCGGCCATTCGACAGGTCTGGTTTGAAAGATCGAACGATGAATGGGTTGGACAGGTGTAG
- a CDS encoding bifunctional molybdenum cofactor biosynthesis protein MoaC/MoaB produces the protein MRDISQKNDSLRTAVAKAILRVSPATIQLIKDQKIPKGDPLSCAKVAAIQAAKNTSQIIPLCHPIPVAFVGVEFQLDEDAIEIVTTVKAIYKTGVEMEALTAASVAALTIYDMTKMLDEVMQIESVRLESKTGGKSDRQVKNEGANYRAAVIVMSDTVAAGKAEDVSGHLIRKRLEKEGFDIVEYKVLPDDESEIIAAIRKHSDDGGADLIITTGGTGIGPRDTTPDAIKRLLDKELPGVTEQIRNYGQVRTPFSMLSRSLAGVRNKTVILCLPGSAGGVQDSMDAIFPAIKHSFKMLAGGNHAQRETSKTTKTEG, from the coding sequence ATGCGAGACATTTCGCAGAAAAATGACAGTTTACGAACCGCTGTTGCGAAAGCAATACTGCGGGTCAGCCCAGCAACGATACAGCTCATTAAGGATCAAAAGATACCGAAAGGAGACCCGCTCAGCTGCGCCAAAGTAGCAGCGATCCAGGCGGCGAAAAATACAAGTCAGATAATTCCTCTCTGCCATCCGATTCCAGTTGCTTTCGTCGGAGTGGAGTTTCAGCTTGACGAAGATGCCATCGAAATCGTCACCACGGTGAAAGCAATCTACAAGACCGGCGTTGAGATGGAAGCGCTCACCGCCGCTTCCGTAGCCGCTCTGACTATCTATGACATGACGAAGATGCTTGACGAAGTGATGCAGATCGAATCAGTTCGATTAGAAAGCAAAACCGGAGGCAAATCTGACCGGCAGGTCAAGAATGAAGGCGCCAACTATCGCGCCGCTGTCATCGTTATGTCAGACACAGTTGCAGCAGGCAAAGCTGAAGACGTATCAGGGCACTTGATTCGAAAACGGCTGGAAAAGGAAGGCTTTGATATCGTGGAATACAAAGTCTTGCCAGACGACGAATCAGAGATAATCGCGGCAATAAGAAAGCATTCCGACGACGGTGGAGCCGATCTGATCATCACCACCGGCGGTACCGGCATCGGTCCGAGAGACACTACACCGGACGCAATAAAGCGGCTGCTCGACAAAGAATTGCCTGGAGTAACAGAACAGATTCGCAACTATGGACAGGTCAGAACACCGTTCTCGATGCTATCCAGATCACTTGCAGGGGTGCGCAACAAGACTGTAATTCTCTGCCTACCGGGCTCGGCTGGCGGCGTTCAAGACTCCATGGATGCTATCTTTCCAGCCATCAAACACTCATTCAAAATGCTCGCGGGCGGCAATCATGCTCAGCGTGAGACAAGCAAAACAACCAAAACAGAAGGTTGA
- the def gene encoding peptide deformylase, which produces MTRPADQGSAEGAAHPELVTIGTPMLRQPTTRITDFDGARALCERLVYLLAEINGAGLAANQIGAWQRAMVFQVRKTELHPDRPETPLYVMINPDIIEMSEETVDGWEGCFSVPGYMGLVPRATRLKCRWDSVDGEEHIQEFEGWAARVIQHECDHLDGKVYIDRMKSMLNFSTQPNYKEFHMPKPSTVLDASADHSTTPGTASGANADHSAIPGTSSSASANPSAIPSAPTEQEKH; this is translated from the coding sequence ATGACCAGACCTGCCGACCAGGGTTCCGCAGAGGGTGCAGCTCATCCTGAGCTGGTAACCATTGGAACGCCCATGCTCCGCCAGCCGACAACGCGCATCACTGATTTTGATGGAGCCCGCGCTCTGTGCGAGCGCCTCGTGTACCTGCTTGCAGAAATCAACGGAGCGGGGCTGGCAGCTAATCAGATCGGCGCCTGGCAACGCGCCATGGTTTTTCAAGTTCGAAAAACCGAATTGCACCCAGACCGACCCGAGACCCCTCTTTACGTCATGATCAACCCGGACATTATCGAGATGTCAGAGGAGACTGTAGACGGCTGGGAAGGCTGTTTCAGCGTTCCAGGCTATATGGGGCTGGTTCCAAGGGCGACGAGGCTTAAATGCCGCTGGGACTCAGTCGACGGAGAAGAGCACATTCAGGAATTCGAAGGTTGGGCGGCGCGCGTCATACAGCACGAATGCGACCATCTGGACGGGAAAGTCTACATCGACCGCATGAAGTCAATGTTGAACTTCTCGACTCAGCCGAACTACAAAGAATTTCACATGCCGAAACCGAGCACTGTATTGGACGCAAGCGCCGATCATTCAACCACTCCGGGCACTGCGTCAGGTGCAAACGCTGATCATTCAGCCATTCCGGGCACTTCGTCGAGTGCAAGCGCCAATCCTTCAGCAATTCCGTCCGCTCCTACTGAGCAGGAAAAACACTAG
- a CDS encoding molybdenum cofactor biosynthesis protein MoaE, which translates to MEDSLFSISSSGVNIEELKEKLTDRSAGALVTFEGWVRDHNEGKQVLSLEYEAYEALCKNEAELILQEAKEKFGIIDVHCVHRTGLLKIGELAVWVGVSSKHRGAAFDACRYVIDEIKTRLPIWKKETYTNGSSGWVNCQSHHHESAHEEAVPAPLRR; encoded by the coding sequence CTGGAGGATAGTTTGTTCTCAATATCCAGCTCTGGCGTAAATATCGAAGAGTTAAAAGAAAAACTGACTGATCGTAGCGCAGGTGCACTCGTTACTTTTGAAGGATGGGTTCGCGATCACAACGAAGGCAAGCAGGTCTTATCGCTTGAATACGAAGCCTACGAAGCGCTCTGCAAAAACGAAGCGGAACTTATTTTGCAAGAAGCAAAAGAAAAATTTGGCATCATCGATGTGCATTGCGTTCACCGCACCGGACTCTTGAAGATCGGCGAACTGGCAGTATGGGTGGGTGTTTCATCGAAACATCGAGGCGCCGCCTTTGATGCATGCCGATATGTTATCGACGAAATAAAGACGCGTCTGCCAATCTGGAAAAAAGAAACGTACACAAACGGTTCTTCCGGCTGGGTCAATTGCCAGAGCCATCACCACGAATCTGCGCACGAGGAGGCAGTGCCCGCGCCACTAAGGCGCTAA
- a CDS encoding TolC family protein — MHGKQIVSLLTLIAFMGVPQAPAFAKSFFHPFSLLEKKEKFNVPKTYNNPQLQGSTRIDTVNSEASVSWRQFFSDPYLVSLIETALANNQEFNTAIQDIEIAANEVRARQAQYLPKVDMGLGASYIRPSENTPEGVLDNITERGFYRYPDFNLNLGPSLTWEVDIWRRLRNAKESARLRMVAQYEVRNFLISRLVTEIARNYYELMALDNSLKILDENISIQEAAFKKMELLKHYAKANQLAVNRFEAQLNKTKSQRFGTLQSIVEKENRLKFLTGIYRDAPIPRNSDQFMTMPVDELQTGVPAQLLENRADIRQAEAAIKAAKLDLKSVKKELYPNLTITAGTGYSGFSPALLFQSPQSLLWNATGGFTMPLINRRAIIARVQIANAVQTQAILKYEQTLLQAYTDVLVQQANIKNMQQAFEKKKREVVLLDEAIVIANNLFKYAKATYIEVLLTQEEKLLAERDLVEVKMNLVGSRVSLYRALGGGWR; from the coding sequence ATGCACGGAAAACAAATTGTTAGCCTCTTAACTCTCATAGCTTTTATGGGTGTTCCTCAAGCGCCTGCTTTTGCAAAATCGTTTTTTCATCCATTTAGTCTCCTGGAAAAAAAGGAGAAATTCAACGTACCAAAGACCTACAACAATCCGCAGCTACAGGGCAGTACTCGTATAGACACTGTTAATAGTGAGGCTTCTGTTAGCTGGCGGCAATTTTTTTCCGATCCCTATCTCGTTTCCCTGATTGAAACAGCCCTGGCCAATAATCAGGAATTCAATACTGCGATACAGGATATTGAAATTGCTGCCAATGAAGTGAGAGCAAGACAAGCTCAGTATTTGCCTAAAGTTGACATGGGACTTGGCGCGAGCTACATCAGGCCGTCCGAAAACACCCCGGAAGGAGTGTTGGATAACATTACTGAGAGAGGTTTTTATAGATACCCAGACTTTAACCTGAATCTGGGTCCTTCCCTGACCTGGGAAGTGGATATCTGGCGAAGATTGAGAAATGCCAAAGAGTCCGCGAGACTGCGGATGGTGGCACAATACGAAGTCCGGAATTTTCTCATTTCCAGGCTCGTTACTGAAATAGCGCGCAACTACTATGAATTAATGGCTCTGGATAATTCTCTGAAAATCCTGGATGAAAACATCAGCATCCAGGAAGCGGCTTTCAAAAAAATGGAGTTGCTGAAGCATTATGCGAAAGCGAATCAGTTAGCGGTCAACCGGTTTGAAGCCCAGTTGAATAAGACTAAAAGCCAGCGGTTTGGAACTCTTCAAAGCATTGTCGAAAAAGAGAATCGTCTGAAGTTTCTCACTGGTATCTATAGAGATGCGCCAATACCAAGAAACTCGGACCAGTTTATGACGATGCCGGTGGATGAATTGCAGACGGGTGTGCCTGCTCAGCTTTTGGAAAACAGAGCCGATATTCGTCAGGCTGAAGCGGCGATTAAAGCGGCAAAGCTCGATTTAAAAAGTGTCAAGAAAGAGCTCTACCCAAACCTGACGATTACGGCAGGTACTGGCTACTCAGGGTTCAGCCCTGCACTGCTGTTTCAGTCACCACAATCCTTGCTCTGGAATGCGACGGGTGGATTTACTATGCCGTTGATCAACCGAAGAGCAATCATCGCGCGAGTACAGATAGCAAATGCCGTCCAAACCCAGGCGATTTTGAAATATGAGCAGACTTTGCTACAAGCCTACACTGACGTTCTTGTTCAGCAGGCGAATATAAAAAACATGCAGCAGGCTTTTGAAAAAAAGAAACGAGAAGTCGTATTGCTTGATGAAGCTATCGTTATTGCCAACAACCTGTTTAAGTACGCCAAGGCGACTTACATCGAAGTGCTGCTCACCCAGGAAGAGAAACTGCTTGCCGAAAGAGATCTGGTTGAAGTGAAAATGAACCTGGTCGGGTCCAGGGTTAGCCTTTATAGAGCACTTGGTGGCGGCTGGCGCTAA
- a CDS encoding MoaD/ThiS family protein, translating into MKTGSKTVQIQYFALMREERGLSSERFDTDATNAQELFDELKTKYHFSIDAQRLRVSINDHFADWQHPLKNDDSVVFIPPVAGG; encoded by the coding sequence ATGAAAACCGGCTCCAAGACAGTCCAGATACAATACTTCGCATTGATGCGCGAAGAACGCGGTCTTTCCAGCGAAAGATTCGATACCGACGCAACAAACGCGCAAGAATTATTCGATGAGCTGAAGACGAAGTATCACTTCAGCATTGACGCACAAAGGCTGAGAGTTTCAATCAACGACCACTTCGCCGATTGGCAACACCCACTTAAGAATGACGACAGCGTAGTTTTCATTCCGCCCGTAGCTGGAGGATAG
- a CDS encoding S9 family peptidase, which produces MTNDTKQIRPYGTWTSPISAELVATSGVRLGQTLYDNDDLYWLEGRPSEGGRQVLVRRSVDKQIADVLPSNFNVRTLAHEYGGGPYTVKNGIIVFSNLSDQRIYKVENGGEPVVLTAEGPYRYADYVIDLQKRLVFCVQEDHSVPGEQAINSIVAVPLDPGTRLGYGEVTVCGCDFFSSPRVSPDGRLLTWLSWKHPNMPWDGCELWMGHVDKSGMVAEPRKIAGGSAESVFQPEWLPNGSMTFISDKTGWWNIYVRDLYSDDAVNMTPQSNDFGTPQWVFGMSTYAVVSDELLICSYSDKGLWKLAQLKIDAENSKFELSDIKADYTEFSYFTSNGKAVALDAAGPAHPAAIVELDLKSSQFSVVKSSSSASVDPRFISTPQPITFDTANGLQAYAFFYAPSSPGFIGSRDELPPLLVKSHGGPTGAASSAYNLGIQYWTSRGFAVVDVNYGGSSGFGREFRQRLNGQWGVVDVQDCENVAKYLVKTGKVDGNRLAITGGSAGGYTTLCALTFGDTFKAGASHFGVSDLKLLMDDTHKFESRYGDTLIGPYPEAMELYISRSPVHFTDKLSVPVIFFQGLEDKVVPPSQAEVMVNALRKKGLPVAYIAYEGEQHGFRKAENIKRTIEAEFYFYSAIFGFKPSDHIEPVKIENLAAAR; this is translated from the coding sequence ATGACCAACGATACCAAGCAGATTCGCCCATATGGAACCTGGACATCGCCCATCAGTGCTGAACTCGTGGCGACGAGCGGCGTGCGGCTCGGTCAAACTCTGTATGACAACGACGATCTGTATTGGCTGGAAGGTCGACCGTCTGAGGGTGGAAGGCAAGTGCTGGTGCGCCGGAGCGTGGATAAGCAAATTGCTGATGTGCTTCCGAGCAACTTCAATGTTCGAACTCTTGCGCACGAATACGGCGGCGGTCCGTATACCGTTAAGAACGGCATCATCGTCTTTTCCAATCTTTCCGACCAGCGCATCTATAAGGTTGAGAACGGCGGTGAGCCTGTTGTCCTGACTGCCGAGGGACCTTACCGCTACGCCGATTATGTAATCGATTTGCAAAAACGCCTTGTCTTCTGCGTTCAGGAAGATCATTCGGTGCCAGGCGAACAAGCGATTAACTCGATTGTGGCAGTGCCTCTCGACCCGGGCACAAGATTGGGGTATGGCGAGGTCACCGTATGTGGTTGCGACTTCTTCTCCAGCCCGCGCGTCAGTCCTGACGGTAGATTGTTGACCTGGTTGTCCTGGAAGCATCCTAATATGCCGTGGGACGGTTGCGAATTGTGGATGGGACATGTAGATAAAAGCGGCATGGTTGCTGAGCCGCGAAAGATTGCAGGCGGATCAGCTGAATCTGTTTTTCAACCGGAGTGGTTGCCGAACGGATCTATGACATTTATTTCCGACAAGACTGGTTGGTGGAACATTTATGTCAGAGATCTTTATTCGGATGACGCCGTCAACATGACGCCGCAAAGCAACGATTTCGGAACTCCACAGTGGGTTTTCGGAATGTCCACATATGCTGTTGTGTCGGATGAATTGTTGATCTGCAGCTACAGCGATAAGGGTTTGTGGAAACTAGCTCAATTGAAGATTGACGCAGAGAATTCTAAATTTGAATTGTCAGACATCAAAGCTGACTACACTGAATTTAGTTATTTCACTTCCAATGGCAAAGCTGTAGCCCTGGATGCAGCCGGACCAGCACATCCAGCCGCGATCGTCGAGCTTGATCTGAAGTCTTCGCAGTTCTCCGTGGTTAAGTCATCATCAAGTGCATCTGTCGATCCTCGTTTCATTTCGACTCCTCAGCCGATCACCTTTGATACCGCCAATGGTTTGCAGGCTTACGCGTTTTTCTATGCACCCAGTAGCCCAGGCTTCATTGGCTCTCGTGATGAATTGCCGCCGCTTTTAGTGAAGAGCCATGGTGGTCCGACTGGTGCAGCTTCGAGTGCCTACAACCTGGGTATTCAATATTGGACAAGTCGCGGATTTGCCGTCGTCGACGTGAACTATGGCGGCAGCTCAGGATTTGGACGGGAGTTCCGCCAGCGCTTGAACGGTCAATGGGGCGTCGTTGACGTTCAAGATTGCGAGAACGTGGCGAAGTATCTTGTCAAAACAGGAAAAGTCGACGGCAACCGCCTGGCTATTACAGGTGGTAGCGCCGGTGGTTACACTACGCTTTGCGCGCTTACTTTCGGCGACACCTTCAAAGCCGGAGCGAGTCACTTCGGCGTCAGCGACTTGAAATTGCTCATGGATGATACGCACAAGTTCGAGTCGCGTTACGGTGATACATTGATCGGACCTTATCCCGAGGCGATGGAGTTGTACATTTCGCGTTCCCCGGTTCACTTCACCGATAAGCTCTCTGTACCTGTGATCTTCTTCCAGGGGCTCGAGGATAAAGTTGTGCCGCCAAGTCAGGCGGAAGTGATGGTTAATGCCCTGCGCAAAAAAGGATTGCCGGTCGCTTACATCGCTTACGAGGGCGAACAGCATGGATTCAGAAAAGCCGAGAATATCAAACGAACCATCGAAGCCGAATTCTATTTCTATTCAGCCATATTCGGGTTCAAGCCGTCTGATCATATCGAGCCGGTTAAAATAGAGAATCTCGCGGCAGCGCGTTAA